One genomic segment of Helicobacter enhydrae includes these proteins:
- a CDS encoding heavy-metal-associated domain-containing protein, translating to MQTLKIRVPKMTCSHCTQKIETFVSEVEGVQNIQYNLETKEVEVKFIAPATEEKIIEAINDCGFEVN from the coding sequence ATGCAAACACTAAAGATTCGAGTTCCCAAAATGACTTGCAGTCACTGCACACAAAAAATTGAAACCTTTGTTTCAGAAGTTGAGGGAGTGCAAAACATACAATACAACCTAGAAACCAAGGAAGTGGAAGTCAAGTTTATCGCTCCAGCAACGGAGGAAAAGATTATTGAGGCAATTAATGATTGTGGGTTTGAAGTGAATTAA
- a CDS encoding heavy metal translocating P-type ATPase yields the protein MITEKIYIDGMTCTACSSGIESALKRKNGIQDIKVDLLNHNAIIVFDETQISLETIFAFIQKLGYQPYKQNFIEKFDEHFLTPKRKIILSCIFTSIVLYLSMFAMSFPALVPDFLTHPINLALQIVCTLIVMHLGRGFYIKGFKSLYALHPTMDSLVALGSGSAFVFSLFMILHNPYQVYFESVCAIILFVLIGKTIEEKAKYNTQNSLLTLASLKDCSAIRITNHLEETIAIQQIQIGDILKILPQSLIPTEGVLIEGSANLDLSSLNGESLPIHKKQGDLLSSGSRNLNTTFLMQATQVAQESFYHQILDLVQNALISKAPIAKIADKISLYFVPSVIIIALLAGILWAYFSDITFGIIVFCSVLLISCPCALGLATPLALNIANNLAHKKGMFFKDAQVLELISHTEVVFFDKTGTLTQKELSLQNITSCSSLTQEEILQISASLEQESHHIIAQCLLQEAQNRSIRLLTPQALHINEGFGIAGQIDSVRYKIGNAKSFNPAPTIQDEGIAVFLGIESEDKDQILGYLILQEALRQEAQAMIANLKKQNILPILLSGDHSSNVSKIAQILQIPFVADALPQDKLSTIQSYTDKTTMMVGDGINDILALSQADISVSMGEGSTEAIASSNLVILNNHLDNIPYSIALSRATLRNIKENLFWAFGYNALMIPIACGALYGFGIMLNPMIASLAMTLSSLSVVLNAQRLKTFQGETHANTKDSSSQNDLQSLHTKN from the coding sequence ATGATCACAGAAAAAATCTATATCGATGGGATGACTTGCACCGCCTGTTCTAGTGGCATAGAATCTGCCCTCAAACGCAAAAATGGAATCCAAGATATCAAAGTTGATCTACTCAACCACAACGCCATTATCGTCTTTGATGAGACGCAGATTTCTTTGGAAACAATTTTTGCTTTTATACAAAAGCTTGGCTATCAACCCTACAAACAAAACTTTATTGAAAAATTCGATGAGCATTTTCTCACACCAAAACGCAAAATCATTCTCTCCTGTATTTTCACCTCGATTGTGCTTTATCTTAGTATGTTTGCAATGAGCTTTCCCGCCCTTGTGCCAGACTTCCTCACGCACCCTATCAATCTTGCCTTACAAATTGTTTGCACACTGATTGTGATGCATCTAGGGAGGGGGTTTTATATCAAAGGATTCAAAAGTCTCTATGCCTTGCACCCAACGATGGATTCTCTTGTGGCTCTAGGGAGTGGTAGTGCTTTTGTGTTTAGTCTGTTTATGATATTGCACAACCCATATCAAGTGTATTTTGAAAGCGTTTGTGCGATCATTTTGTTTGTTTTGATTGGCAAAACAATAGAAGAAAAAGCCAAATACAACACCCAAAATTCACTGCTTACCCTCGCTTCGCTCAAAGATTGCTCCGCGATTAGGATCACAAATCATCTAGAAGAAACCATTGCAATACAGCAAATCCAAATCGGCGACATTCTTAAAATCCTCCCCCAAAGCCTCATTCCAACAGAGGGGGTATTGATTGAGGGAAGTGCCAACCTAGATCTCTCAAGCCTCAATGGAGAGAGTCTGCCAATCCACAAAAAACAAGGGGATCTGCTATCTTCTGGATCGCGTAATCTCAACACGACATTCTTAATGCAAGCCACACAAGTCGCACAAGAATCTTTCTATCATCAAATTCTAGATTTAGTCCAAAACGCACTGATTTCAAAAGCACCTATCGCCAAAATCGCCGATAAAATCTCGCTTTATTTCGTCCCCTCAGTCATCATCATTGCCTTACTTGCTGGAATCTTGTGGGCTTATTTTTCAGACATCACATTTGGTATCATCGTGTTTTGCAGTGTTTTGCTCATCTCTTGCCCTTGTGCTTTGGGACTTGCCACTCCTTTGGCACTCAACATTGCCAACAATCTCGCCCACAAAAAAGGGATGTTTTTCAAAGACGCTCAAGTTTTGGAGCTCATCAGCCATACAGAAGTTGTGTTTTTTGACAAAACAGGAACCCTCACCCAAAAAGAGCTTTCACTGCAAAACATCACATCTTGCTCCTCTTTGACACAAGAAGAGATTTTGCAAATCAGTGCAAGTTTGGAGCAGGAGAGTCATCATATTATTGCCCAATGCTTACTACAAGAAGCACAAAATCGCTCTATCAGACTGCTCACCCCTCAAGCACTTCACATCAATGAGGGTTTTGGCATTGCAGGGCAAATTGATTCTGTGCGATACAAGATTGGCAATGCCAAAAGCTTCAATCCCGCACCAACGATCCAAGACGAAGGGATTGCCGTCTTTTTGGGCATAGAGTCTGAAGACAAAGATCAAATACTAGGATACCTCATCTTGCAGGAAGCACTGCGACAAGAGGCACAAGCAATGATTGCAAACCTCAAAAAGCAAAACATCTTGCCCATTCTTTTGAGTGGAGACCACAGCTCCAATGTCTCCAAAATTGCCCAGATTCTCCAAATCCCTTTTGTCGCAGACGCCCTCCCACAAGACAAGCTTAGCACCATTCAATCCTACACCGACAAAACAACAATGATGGTTGGAGATGGTATCAATGACATACTCGCACTTTCACAAGCAGATATTAGTGTGAGTATGGGTGAAGGAAGCACGGAGGCGATTGCAAGCTCTAATCTTGTGATTTTAAACAATCATCTAGATAATATCCCTTATTCGATCGCTTTGAGTCGTGCGACATTACGCAATATCAAAGAAAATTTGTTTTGGGCTTTTGGATACAATGCCTTGATGATTCCTATCGCTTGTGGAGCATTGTATGGCTTTGGCATTATGCTCAATCCGATGATTGCTTCACTTGCAATGACGCTTAGCAGTCTTAGCGTAGTGCTAAATGCCCAAAGACTAAAAACCTTTCAAGGAGAAACCCATGCAAACACTAAAGATTCGAGTTCCCAAAATGACTTGCAGTCACTGCACACAAAAAATTGA